The Arachis ipaensis cultivar K30076 chromosome B03, Araip1.1, whole genome shotgun sequence region AAACCTGAAGTGTGCGCATATTATTCCACGTAAAAGTAGCCTTATAAGCACTTGAAACAATATGGATTGCTTTGTTTGACTCGGGTGTTCTATTCACATACATCATTTTGAGCTCAATTGCAGCAAAACTCATTGCATATCTGCAGAAAAGGGTAATGAAATGAACATAAAAACTTAAACACGTAAATTAAGGTCCATTACATTTCTTCCAACAGTCAAACTATAGTAGTGACAACTCAGGTGTTTATATATTCAGGTCCTTTTTTCCCCTGAAAAAAAACCTTCTTtcatataattattttgatattcCCAAGACTTGAATCCAATACCATTTGTTGACAGAACAAAGTACTTACCATTTTGACTAACCCCGCGTTAATGCCTTAAATCCATTATTCCTTTTAAATCAAATGTTTTCTTCCAGAATATATATGGCCAAATATCAGTAGAATGTAtattgaaaatatcaaaatataactATGTAAGTCACGGCCTTGACAAAAAAATGCACCAGACGGCATTGGCCGAAGTTATGTGGGATAAATGCCCATGGCCAAAGCACAATACCTAAATTCCATGTTCCTAGAAagcttgaatcattttgtggtcaGAGCAAGTAGATACCGAAATGCCCATAAGTAGAAGACTTACATCTTTGCAAGTAAGGGTAGTAGACGCCGCTGATGACTTGGGTAATCAAGCAACAGAATTTCAGGTCCGTTTGGTGTCATAGAAAAGGCTCGTCTTGTCAATGCATATCTTATAGCAATGGATAAGCCAATCTATCAATAGTTGATAAATGGAAAGATATGTGACATACATTAGTTATAAATCTGTTAAATGCAGagcaaaaaaaaaagggagaaaaatgtgATCATTCCACAAAATAATGATGAAAATCAATACCTTGGAGATGTAAACAGCACTAGAGGCAATAGTTACACGACCAGAGGTCAAAGGGGCTAAAAATGCTGCAAATCTCTGGAGCAGTAATGACATAACAAAACTCATGAGGAATTTTTTTCAATTGtgaataaaagaaaagcatacaaCTCGGACAAAGTGTGTTGTGTCAGGCTTGTGACAGCTCATATAAACCTTTGTTGCATCCCAATGCATAGCTACGACGCAAAGACATCTTTGAATCTATGTAAGATTGTGTTAGGCCTACGACACCTGACATAAAACTTTGTCGCATCCTAATGCATGGCTACAACGCAATGACGTCTTTGCATCCATGTAGGATTGTGTTAGGCTTGCGACAGCCAATGTAAAACTCTGTTGCATCCTAATGGACATGACGCAATGATGTCTTTGATCCATGTAGCGACCCACCAATGGAAAAAGGCTTTTTAAAGGAGAATAAAGACAAGCATAGACAGAATGAAGAGAACCTTATAAAGCATAAACATAATTAAGAGAGATGATGTAACTATCACCTGATCTACATTTTTTATGGTACTCAAATATTCACCTCTTGGTGAAACATCAGCCACGGAATTCAGCAAATTCTCTCTTGGTATTCTTACATTGTCAAACCTGAAGTCGCATGTCTAAAACTATTTAGTGTACtcactaaataaaaaaataaataattttaatttccaGGTTGAAAACAGTTTGAAAATGTGTACATTACCAGATACGGCCATTATCAACTCCATTTAAACCAATTTTGTGACCACACTCAGCTATGCGGACGTTTGGGCATACATTTCCACTTGAATCCCTAATTGGGCAAATAAATGCATGCACGCCTTGATTGCCTCCATTTATGTAGAGCTGTGAAAAGACTATAGTGTGTGTTGCATGCTGCATATAAAAGTGAAACTATGTTAAATTTATGcatacaaaattgaaacaaaagaaAGACAAAAGCAGCAAATTAAACTCACAATGACCTAAAAAAAAGGACCATTTGAGTGTCATGAGTCCTTACATTTGCTGCACCACCAATCCAGTACTTCTGCGCCGATTCACATGGAGTATTGATGACAAATTCTCCAGTTCTCGAATCATAAGTAGTTACTGTTTCGACTCCCCGTACCTGTGTAAATTAGTTTGGAAAGAATTAATAGAAGTGATAAAGGCAAAGCAGAATAGAATGAATGAATGTGGGCTTTCAACCCAAAACTTATTGAGAAACCTTCACATACATTACTTCCATGTCCCAACTCAGTCATAGCGAAACAACCCTTCAGCTCATAGTTTTCAGTAGCTCTCAACCACTTGTCATGATGCCGCTTTGTTCCAAGAAATTTTACAGCCCCACCCCTGAAACCAAACACTCATAAGAGGAACAAGCAAAATTGTTTATAAATGATGTGGTATTTTTGGAGTACAAGTATTCTAGGTGGAGTGATGAGCAACAAATCCATTCTTATGTTttgtttttgcttcttttttttttttttcataacatCCTTGccaaaagataaacaaaaaataaaacaaggcTCTGATTTAGTAATGCTGGAAGACCATCAAATGCTCTTTTGGTTGAATACAATGTTCTACGAGAAAGAGATTAACAGGTAAATCTGTTTGAAGAGGTGATTACATCCTTTTTgtgagaaaaaaatgaaaattacttGATTGATTATTTAACCTCTCAGTGAGTTCAAAGTGATTGACTTTGTgacctaaaaataaaaaagtctgcTATGTTTCTATCCCTCTCCAAAATGAAAAACCAAAGGTTCCTATCCACCCTACTTCGTCAATTCGTCAGCTCCCCTGCTTACATCCAAGGACAACAAGCAAACAACAATGTAGAAggagaaaataaattttgaatatgTTCACAACacattaaacacacacacacacattcacAAAAAGAAATGACTGCTAGTTAAGTTTATGCTTAAGCCATGAAATTGGAGAAACAATAACTTAGTCTAATACCAACACAAATGAAggcaatttgatttaaaattcatcacaattatttaaaatttaatctaAATTACAATATCAAATCAAACTAATCATTTACGGATAATTTGTCTAAAAAACTCATCTCAAACTTAAGCGGTTGGACAGAGGCACAATATCGAATTACAGAACTTAAGTTATAGAAGCATACCATGTCATGAATTTAATGGTTAACATATCTAACAGAATTTTCATTCCGAAGAAGATTATATACATACCACAAGAAGATATGGACACCGATCTTGACGGCGAGGGAGTGATCGTACATGGAGACGACCTCATGAAGGGCCAGCTTCCTGAGCTCTTCTTGAGGGCCATCGCCGGTGAGCCAACCTCTAAAGACGCCGCGATCGAGAAGGTAACCGATCCGGCGCATGGTCTCCTCGCGCTGCTGCTCCATGGAGTGGTTATAGTCGACGGAGACGAAGACGCGGCCGCCGCGCTCTTGGCGATTGAAGAGAGGGCTCTGAACGATGAGGCCGAAGAGCCAGTCACGGTCGTCGAGGTTGTGGCCGTCGAGGAGAGCGCGCATCCGGGAAGTGTCGAAGGAGACCGGGTTGGAGGAGGAGAGCTCTGGTGGAGAGTAACTGAGGCAGTTGGAGGTCGAGAGGAGGGCGGTCGTTGTGAGAGGGTGCGGGAGGAGGTGCTTCGAGAGGACTTCCGTGCGGCGGGAAGCGCGGCGGTTGTCGTTGTCCATGGCGGGGAGTAGTAGGAGGAATGGAGGATGATGTCGAAATTTTGTTTGGGAAAAAATGAGAATGACAGTTGGGACTTGGGAGCACGTGGACTTTATATCAAGTCATGATTGGATAAGAAAATAATGGAACATGGTCCATCAATCTGATTTTGTTCATAGTTATGGATTTGTGCATTGTTAGCATAATATTAATGGCATTAATTATGCTTTCTTTACTGTTACGAATTTGtggattattattatatttttattaccacgccaaaatttatttatttttatttagtattaTTTCCTATTCgaacattaaaattaaataaaaatattcaacGTGTCCTTAGAACTTAGAAGCTTAAACCTTAATTAATCATTTAATTGTGGAGGAAAGAAGACTCTATCCTTGTTTGAATTATTCGGAACACGGTACCTTTATAAAAGACAACTTCAACCTTATCAGTTTTGGAACGTGTGCAATCTGCATACTGATCATAAGACATCAACTCTATTTAACAAGAGgccttatttaaaaattaaaaacaattatTTTTCACtacaagtattttttttataagcCTTTTCAAATCATTTATATTTACGCACAGTTATATTCACCCGTTTCTCCAAAAATATGCAGTCactgcattttctttttctttttcgttatcATAGTCATTAACACCacatctttcttctcttcttccttcttcttttttcattgaaatttcttctcctcctttttttttctctttttcctctatcatcagttatctcgttattgaaaataatgaataattcagGTTCAAATTGTTAATTAAACCaaaacgaaattgattattgttttgaatccaatcaagtggctaagatgtggttcaattcagaagaaaaaatatagcattaaaggaaatatttttctgtatttgcaacaaatttgggtgtaacacaaacATATTTAGGTGTATAGgaagttgggtgtatttttattctgataagttctgcataattcaaaactcttcctcttcctcatcttctactgcttcttttttttcatcatcatcaccttcttcttctttttttctcattcatcttttcctttttgttttaccttctcaagtttcttcttattttactctcttaacaagaataaaaataaaaaaatcaaacaaagaagaagaaaaaacacataatgctgcaaaattacttggaagtgGATGAATTtatattcatttaactaaaagaaagaaagaaatatgagaaaaaaaatgtagtattagagaaaatatttttctgtatttgcagcaaatttgggtgtaataagaagatatttgggtgtattttaagaaattttgggtgtatttttattctgataagttctgcataatttaaaactcttccttttcctcctcctcatcttctactgcttcttcctcatcttcttatttcattttcttataattcttcttgggagaaaaaatcaaacaaaaaaaaaatacataatgttccaaaattaatagaaagaggaggggaaaaaatgcagcaacaacaacagtaatagAAAAAGACGATAAAGATaaaacacgcgaagaaaaagaaagagaaacgcaaagaagaaggaagagggggaggagaaggaagaatgcgaagaagaagaagaagaagcgtctTTCTATAATGGTGAGTGAGAGCGCGCTTTGAAAACGGTTGAATGATGCGCGTGTTATCACGCTCCAATTGGTGAGTGTAATTTTTGTTATGTTTGGcctaacttgtaagacttgtaagccaaaaaaatTTGTATGTGTAGCATAACTCATTTAAAAATCAACTAcgtaaatatataaataaaaaagagtCATATTTAATATTcatgaaaaaaataattattttgtaaaaaataaaaaatattaattctcTATTAANNNNNNNNNNNNNNNNNNNNNNNNNNNNNNNNNNNNNNNNNNNNNNNNNNNNNNNNNNNNNNNNNNNNNNNNNNNNNNNNNNNNNNNNNNNNNNNNNNNNNNNNNNNNNNNNNNNNNNNNNNNNNNNNNNNNNNNNNNNNNNNNNNNNNNNNNNNNNNNNNNNNNNNNNNNNNNNNNNNNNNNNNNNNNNNNNNNNNNNNNNNNNNNNNNNNNNNNNNNNNNNNNNNNNNNNNNNNNNNNNNNNNNNNNNNNNNNNNNNNNNNNNNNNNNNNNNNNNNNNNNNNNNNNNNNNNNNNNNNNNNNNNNNNNNNNNNNNNNNNNNNNNNNNNNNNNNNNNNNNNNNNNNNNNNNNNNNNNNNNNNNNNNNNNNNNNNNNNNNNNNNNNNNNNNNNNNNNATTAAAAGaacatttcaaaaaaatttttattatctattttattttttaagaacTATATATACATcgaaaaattcttcaaaaattcagaaattattttagatATGGAAAAGTAAGTGGTGTTTTAGTTAAATACTGGTGTTTGAGATTTTTTACAAAAATGTGAAAGTTACAGAAATTCTGTTCAACACACAGGTAACGTGATACCTGCAGCGGAGATTCCTAGCAGTGATTCGCCACGTGTCGTCATCCCAAGCAACACGCAGGTAACGTGTTGACAGAGAAGAAATTTAGGACAGTTTTTCAAGACAATTTTATCAAAAATTTTCAACAGAGATTCACCACATGGCAACTATAGAACAATACGCAGATAACGTGAGACCAGCTGCTCCAAACACGCCAATGCCACATGTCTCCATCACATCCAGCACGCAGGTTTCGTGAAAAACGTGTCAGCAACGTGTTGTAGCTGTCTCCCATGCAAAAAGCAATCTTTGCTCTGAAACAGTGTTAATTAATGTTAAAGGTTGGGTTCAGTGGTATAAAAAAGAAGAGTAGAATTCACTTCGTATCACTTTCATATCTTCCTTCACCTTACCATACAACCTCATATCAAAAAGCCATTGCCAGCAGCAAtgcctctttcttcttctttttttctttcgttTTATTTATTGTGTTAGGAGTGATTAGttaattttagagtttaaaataagattagaatCTCTAAAATAGTTCGTAATTGTACTTCTATAGAAAATTATATCATAAATTATTTGGAATTcaatttttgtaattattatttattttattttttgttattaatttatttttttgttatttattaaattaatttcttTTGGGGTTAAACTTTGCTAGGCTGGTAGGAATCTTCTGCTTCGTAAGTTTGACCAGCTAGAGACGTGGTATTCGGCGATTGACCAAGCCTTATGAACCACCGGATTCTACCAGCTTTCGAGAGTTGGAGTGATCAGAGGACATTCCACGATGCTATCTGCTCTTGTGGAAAGGTGTGGCGACCGGAGACACATACGTTTGTAATGCCAGTGGGTGAGGTTACAGTGACACTAGGGCTACGTTTGTTTCTGAGAACATGACAtgacaagacactgagaacaggacaggacaagatactgatggacagagacacaaaattttgtgttttgtattctatttggtgataaactagaacaaattatgaaaatctaatttattctcattttttcaataaaaaaatttgagatgaaaaatataaaaataaaaaaatataattatgaaaaattaacaaaaataatgaaaaaaagaatgaaaaataagttgtgtcccttgttagtgtccCCGTGTCTTTCCtatcaggatggacacaaaatacactaattcagtgtctctggacacactgtctctgtccatgtctcctcTGTCAAACATAATTTTGTGTCTCAGTGTCCATGTCTCAGTGTCTTGTCTCTATAAACAACACAACCTAGAGGACGTGTTACACATATTCGGACTACCGATCGACGGAGAGATTGAGACTGGGTGGACTGATAGCAGTCACGACTTCTTGGTCACCCACAGCCTCGTGATATTCGGCAGCGAACTCCAAGTGAGCAGTTCCTCCAAGAGCTACATAAATCTTTCAAGGGTTCGCCATATTAGAGACACACAGCCATTAGATACATGAGAGTCTGTTATGTGATATGTTAGGTATCACATATTCTATCTGCTGGGTACCCCTTTCTTCGTGGATAAGTCAACGACATATGCCAAAGCGAAGTATCTACAATTATTCTAGAATTTTGATCAGATCGGCAATTACAATTGGGGTTCAGCTTGTCTCGTTCACCTTTACAGGTCATTGTGTCGTGCATCACGGTACGATTGTAAGGACATGGATAGCCCACTTGATTTGATTTTTTCTTGGGCGTGGGAGCGTATGTCATGGCTGGCGCCCATTCCCCGACACTAGCATGTGCCGGCTGAGATACCGGTGGCACGCAGGTAACCGTCATTAATTTAGATAAATTTGACTTGTATGTTATTTATGGTTTACTGAAAAGATGTAATTCAAACTATGTGAATAATGTTCTGTGTTGCAGATGGAGTCATCATCCACGGACTCGAAAATGGATGTCTATGAGTCTGGCGTTTATTAGGCACGCAATCGACTATATGAAAGACGTGAGTATGGGTTTTGAGATTTCTGTTATAATTTACGGTATTATTAATAATCTAATGCCCCTAGATATATTTTGCAGTTTGTTTGGAGGCTGTATATTGGCATCATCATTCCTGCCGAACTACACACACACCTTGATGTCTATGACACAGTGGGGTCATTAGTGTCATTCGAATGTGTCGAATGGCTTCCTGCGGATCGAGTGGTTCGCCAGTACGGATATGCACAATCCCCCTCTTGCAACATAAGTCATACCAGTTCCCACGCATTGTTATACTCTTCGGGGAGTACAGCACCATGACTGGCACGAGATTCATGACGAATGGATACAACAATGGGGTAACTACCACAACAGTCGTCTGCGATATCGGGGTCTGCAACCAATTGTCGACTTCACCCTGTCTGCCGATTACCGGAGTTGGTACATTGGATCATACGGTATGTACTTGAGGTTGTCAGAATTCATTCATCAGCACCCAACACAGTATCCACCTCAGCAGCCACCTCAGCAGCCACCACAGCAGGCAGCACAACCTTATGATGTGTTTTAGCCATTTTCTTATCATCGTCCACAGCCATCTCAGCACAGCTCGAGCCATAGCCATCAATCTcatgggcagtcgagctatcaCATATCACATCACAGCTAGCACAACCATCACAGCCAGCACAACCATCTTGGATTCGGGCTCACACACGTTCCCCCATTCTCACCAGCACAACCATCACTTGGGAACTACGATATCATCTGTTGATTCCTTGATAGCAATGGTCCTACTCTTGATTATGCATACATCCCAACCATCCCATCACAGCAGTCCTCGCAACCCCACCGAAAATCGAACGACGGTTCGTCTCATCGACACCATTCACTGGCCACACCTGATAGTCGAGCCAGTGTATGCATCAAGTCGTATATTCGGATCAATCGGAGCTGGCTCCGATCAGTCTGGACTTGAATGAGCCGATATAGTAGCATGTTGGCGAGTATATCCCCAGTCCTTCTGCCCCGATAGATGGGTCAGGTCCAGTAGAGGGCCAGGCAGAGGCAGGTGGGTCCAGTCCAGTAGAGGGACAGGCAGATGGAGGTGGGTCCAGTCCGACAAAGGGACAGGCAGTTGGTTGGGGCCATCAGTACAACCTACAGACAGATGTCCATGACGgaagaaaaatgtcggtaaagattttcacaaaaatatcgcattgaaagtatagttctaaactgacaattaacctcaatcaatgtttaaattgtttgtcacttaagcaaactcaataaaattaaccgaagtatttaaacctcgggtcctctctcaaggaattgtaaagGAAGtttagtttattattggttatgggaaaatatatttttggagtttttgaaataaggaacaagaaagtaaaatggtgagaaaataaactaataactaagaaagctcttagcaaggaaagagaattagaagtcatatcctcattatcatcgtcaattgtgatggtaaatgtgaattgccttcacttagttaacctctaaccaatggaggaaggtcaagtgcatacaatcaacttgagttcacaagtccaagtcaactcatagtgagagactagctttggtgaagttcaagctaaccagcaatcttcaatcaccaatcaacaaaagac contains the following coding sequences:
- the LOC107629802 gene encoding acyl-coenzyme A oxidase 3, peroxisomal isoform X2, coding for MALKKSSGSWPFMRSSPCTITPSPSRSVSISSCVFGFRGGAVKFLGTKRHHDKWLRATENYELKGCFAMTELGHGSNVRGVETVTTYDSRTGEFVINTPCESAQKYWIGGAANHATHTIVFSQLYINGGNQGVHAFICPIRDSSGNVCPNVRIAECGHKIGLNGVDNGRIWFDNVRIPRENLLNSVADVSPRGEYLSTIKNVDQRFAAFLAPLTSGRVTIASSAVYISKIGLSIAIRYALTRRAFSMTPNGPEILLLDYPSHQRRLLPLLAKIYAMSFAAIELKMMYVNRTPESNKAIHIVSSAYKATFTWNNMRTLQECREACGGQGVKSENRIGPFKGEFDVHSTFEGDNNVLMQQISKALLGEFIVCQTKKKPFRGLGLEHMNNPAPVLPSQLTSSILMSSEFQLDLFHLRERDLLRRFAAEVSQYQTQGESKESAFNLSYQVAEDLGRAFSERAILKTFIEVESKVPAGSLKDVLGLLRSLYALISVDEDSAFLRYGYLSTENAAAVRKEVPKLCTELRPHAFALVSSFGIPDAFLSPIAFDWVGSNAWSSAQH
- the LOC107629802 gene encoding acyl-coenzyme A oxidase 3, peroxisomal isoform X1, producing the protein MDNDNRRASRRTEVLSKHLLPHPLTTTALLSTSNCLSYSPPELSSSNPVSFDTSRMRALLDGHNLDDRDWLFGLIVQSPLFNRQERGGRVFVSVDYNHSMEQQREETMRRIGYLLDRGVFRGWLTGDGPQEELRKLALHEVVSMYDHSLAVKIGVHIFLWGGAVKFLGTKRHHDKWLRATENYELKGCFAMTELGHGSNVRGVETVTTYDSRTGEFVINTPCESAQKYWIGGAANHATHTIVFSQLYINGGNQGVHAFICPIRDSSGNVCPNVRIAECGHKIGLNGVDNGRIWFDNVRIPRENLLNSVADVSPRGEYLSTIKNVDQRFAAFLAPLTSGRVTIASSAVYISKIGLSIAIRYALTRRAFSMTPNGPEILLLDYPSHQRRLLPLLAKIYAMSFAAIELKMMYVNRTPESNKAIHIVSSAYKATFTWNNMRTLQECREACGGQGVKSENRIGPFKGEFDVHSTFEGDNNVLMQQISKALLGEFIVCQTKKKPFRGLGLEHMNNPAPVLPSQLTSSILMSSEFQLDLFHLRERDLLRRFAAEVSQYQTQGESKESAFNLSYQVAEDLGRAFSERAILKTFIEVESKVPAGSLKDVLGLLRSLYALISVDEDSAFLRYGYLSTENAAAVRKEVPKLCTELRPHAFALVSSFGIPDAFLSPIAFDWVGSNAWSSAQH